In Ascaphus truei isolate aAscTru1 chromosome 2, aAscTru1.hap1, whole genome shotgun sequence, the genomic stretch gtgtgtgaggccaatgagaggtgtgcgggggcgggcgggccaagggaccaatgagattgcccctagggacaccggacatccaggcaggcaggcaggcaggcaggcaggcaggcatgcaggcatgcatgcaggcatacagtgctttcactaatatagtataagattcaaGGACAATCTACATgcaaacagctacaatgtattagtgaactAGCAACAACTGAGAACACCAGAGAACAGCAAAAAGAGGAGGCAAATCAGGAGTAATGCAAACCAGACAGTCCTTAGTTAATAGGTCACACGAACCacgagcctgctcctcactctagAGTGGTTCGTGGTTCGTGTGACCTATTAACTAAGGACTGTCTGGTTTGCATTACTCCTGATTTGCCTCCTCTTTTTGCTGTTCTCTGGTGTTCTCAGTTGTTGCTagttcactaatacattgtagctgtgtGCATGTAGATTGTCCTTgaatatatctatacaaaagttaaactgtggacttattttgccaattagtttagggatattgtatgtgtatataattagaatattacttagaatttgtgtagggtcttctattgtttttacttagggtcagttctgttgttgtgggttctggggctagggaagtaccctcttgtccccttgggactgaggggaacgggcctgatgaagggacaagtcccgaaacgttgcccccctatactcccctgttgtgacccactttttttgttttctttgttccccttccaccattcacctcaccttcccttcgttgtcccatcctacttttcctttatcccttatcctcctatacatcccacgtatggccctacctgtatgttatctgttctcctagtgtgccgttgtcagttgtttgacttatttgtgcactgattacattttcaaattggttatataccagtgactttgtatctattattagggtgtgctggattttcttcagtactATATTGTGTTTGAGAGGGATTGGGCCCTCTCTAGTCCGTGGCACCCCGCTTTGTGTATATTTATCTActttgtgtgagtgctgtctattactTTTGTCTATACCCAAACTAATCCTGTTTTCTTATAGACCTATCAGCAGGTAAGAAGATAATATATCTTCACCTTattttctgccagaagggctagtaatacatttctttacaagaggtattatattaaaccaatatcagaggaggtgaaatcaCTAGAAGCGCCCCCACACCCAGCTTTACATGATAtttcccttttcttattgccaggtttcccagtggttgtaccggagagtttagagattaatTCAGAGAAAGCTGCGACAGACACAGAGGAACAtgtgaccccaataaaggaagaaatagatgcatttccgGTTTGTGGTAAGTACCCTTACATCCTCACTTGTCTTTATTCAGTATGTTTAAAAATGGACGGAAATGTCTGCAATATTTTGGGAAATAATATTAAAGCGTGCATAGAATAATAAGATACCTGTtctaatgaaaaaaataatttttctaaggttatattgggaatattattgttattgaggtttgaacattggtagctcAAAAATGTTTTCAGCACTCCGGGGTAAAAACTTAtttgcactgaaagggttaataacaaagtaaaatcaatcccttcacccctcccccatagGAATCAGTCTAGAGTATTTCTGTATACTGATATCACAAGAagtgcccccactcccagctttacatgatggatttcccttttcttgttgccaggtttcccagtggttgtaccggagagtttagagattaagtcagagaaagaagagcCGGACCCAGCGGAACAcctgaccccaataaagagtgaaactgttccatttcctgtctctggtgagtACCTTTTCACCTTTGTCTGCACAAAGGGATGTTATCTTGTTACAAGACACATGGTCACATTTAGTGAATATTCATGGTTCattgcctctcataggaagtccccaggcctgctgggtgtTCTGGGACAAGCCACATGCAGCAGAGTTAGAAGTGCAATATGGCTCTCAGACACGTATAAAGtttggaaatgcagagttatgggCGTCTGACATCAATAGATGCGATATAACGCATTTGGGAAAACAAATTCAAGGGACCCTTCcctaactaacctggttccccagcttaaacaataccctctcatttagggtcattaGATACGCAATAATAGCCGCAGTCTTTAGACATAGCTTAACTgatagatggggacagcgtcccaagagTCCAGGCAATTCTTCTGGACAGTGAAAGTCATGATGGGGGCGTCTTCACCGACTGGATAGACACATTAcacattaaacacatttttttccttcatttttgcatttttaagtGTCTTTTTCACCCTGACCTCTGGAGGTGCTATTGCGTCAATACTTGTCACACTTTTCCCTGTGTATGCTGTATGCAATTTTCTCagtgtggtttatttatttacatcttaTTCTTTATGTATATTCCCCTTATCAAGATACAAATTGTTCTTTTCCTTGGTAGTTGAGTttacatttattatatgtatattatcacGTGATTATATTATTTGGTGTTACAAGTAATTTAATCTAAGATAATTTTATTCCCTCCACATCCTATCCACTTTTTAATTTGATTCTTTTTCATTTCATTTGTATTGTCCTTATGAGTCTATTTAAGTTTATTGTTATTGTATTCTCTATTGTGTCCTTTTGCTGTATTTCTCCCCCACAGTTATACTGCCTTTTTCCGTGGTTACATTTTCCCCGGACTGTTTTGTTCACATGGGACATTTTTACCTGGGATACAGGTAGGCAGTGTTTCCGGCGGGGAGTGCCTATAACGTGACACTCTCTAGACTCAGGAAACCACTCTGTGATAAAGCGCCCATGCGAGAAACACGTTGGAGGTTTCTCTTGTAACTTGGGCTGTGTCTCAATAactcttttattttttctacttttgcCTCCAGTTCTTCGTTTCTGCAGTGagccttttttctttattttgaatgtgagaggagaaggaaagagaggagtcaAATATTACACCAAGGCCGCGTGCTTGGGAAATGATATGAATAGTATTTGTGACTGACAAAATATGACACAAAATGGAGCAGTTTGGTTTATgtgggtcttatggcagaagattacATGGACAGTGTAGTCGctgcatcacttagattgtaagctctccagggcagggatttccgttcctattgtctgattgtgtttgttgcacttattgtattataattccttgtactgtattgtttctgctgtaaagcactgagtacactgtgggccttatataaataaagacatacatacatgggcatctacagtatctttacaCTATAGGTTGCTGTCTGGTTTAGTTGATATTATTAACGCACTAATGTGATAGACCAGGAGTTCCTTAACTTTACTTCTCATGGACATTTTCAGTGTTAATTATTTGGAGGATGTACATTTATccttaaataataaatacagtaataaatacaagttCTATATGTATCAATGATTTCACTGAGAGCTGCTACAAATACATTTCAGGCCTTCGGGACCACTACCAAAGTCATTAGGTGCCATTGGATGTCCATGTgcaacattactgttggaactacaatcattcacccagtagcccaagcacgctgcctaggggtcacactcgactcctctctcacattcgcccctcacattcaaaacatttctaaaacttgtcgctttttcctccgcaatataacaaagatacgccctttcctctgttgctcgactgctaaaactctgactcaggccctcattctctcccgtcttgattactgtaacctcctgctgtccggccttcctgcctctcacctggctcccctacaatctatcctaaacgctgctgccagaatcactctactatttcctagatctgtctcagcatctcccctcctgaaatccctctcctggcttccgatcaaatcccgcatctcacattccattcttctcctcacttttaaagctttacattcttctgcccctccttacatctcatccctaatttctcgttatgcaccatccagactcttgcgttcttctcaaggatgtcttctttctaccccctttgtatctaaagccctttcccgccttaaacctttctcactttctgccccacacctctggaatgcccttcccctcagtacccgactagcaccctctctatccacctttaagacccaccttaagacacacttgcttaaagaagcatatgaatagcactgtggatattctgaacacaatacataaagcttggccccctgcagacgcacttaccagaactccctcctactgtctctgtacgttctacctaccaattagactgtaagctcctcggggcagggactcctcttccttaatgttacttttatgtctgaagcacttattcccatgatctgttatttatattatctgttatttatttgattaccacatgtattactaatgtgaagcgctatgtacattaatggcgctatataaataaagacatacaatacaatacaatacaattttaaaTCCCTGGGGGAAGAGAATATTTTGTTAATTAAGTATTGGTGAAATAGATTCTTcagtgttttggatttgtaatttgctttcagtaatttgatttacagattgaaaacatttgttctgtcttttttgtttacttctgttagagaTCGGCCTGAATGAGGAACAGAACTTGAGCTCTGATACATCCAGAAGCTGTCTGACTCCTCGCAGCCCAGAAGTGCCAAAAAACAATGATTCCTGCCACATTTTGGACACATACAAGGAACCAGTGCAACATGATGGTGACTTTACAGACCTTGTACAGCACACAGCGGAGACTGACTCTAAATAtgggtccagcaaaaggtatgcGACAGATTTAAGAAGAAGCCACGGTGCGGAGCCTTTTCTCTGTCAGTGTGGCAAAAACTTCTCACTGGACagggacctgctcacacacctttgtgtccccACTAGGGagcaaacctttacatgtacagatgGTGGGAGCGGTTTCTCACTGCAGGGGAAACTCCTTccacaccagatgattcagacaTCAGTGACTCCTTTTACTTGTACAGTGCGTGGGAAACAGTTAAGTACCAAGAGGACCCTCCGCAATCACCAGATGGCTCATACAgaggagaaaccattcacatgtacagagtgtgggaaacagttcAGTAAAAAGTACAACCTCTTTagtcaccagatgactcataccggaaagaaaccattcacatgtacagagtgtagtaaaagcttttcttggAAGACAGCGCTCCTTATCCATGAGcggactcatacaggggagaaacccttcacatgtacagagtgtgggaaacaattcgcagttaagagcagtctcctcatccatgagcggactcatacaggggagaaaccattcacatgtacagagtgtgggaaacaattcagtactaagagccacttcctcagacaccagatgattcatacaggagaaaaaccattaacatgtacagagtgtgggaaacaattcagtactaagagccacctcctcagtcaccagatgactcataccggagagaaaccattcacatgtacagagtgtagtaaaagcttttcttggAAGACAGAGCTCCTCGTCCATGAGcggactcatacaggggagaaaccattcacatgtacagagtgtgggaaacaattcacagttaagagctgtctcctcagacaccagatgattcatacaggggagaaaccattcacatgtacagagtgtgggaaacaattcacagttaagagcagtctcctcatacaccgtttgattcatacaggagaaaagccattcacatgtacagagtgtgggaaaaaattcagtactaagagccacttcctcagacaccaga encodes the following:
- the LOC142488040 gene encoding uncharacterized protein LOC142488040 — its product is MDPRLFSFPVVVPESLEINSEKAATDTEEHVTPIKEEIDAFPVCGFPVVVPESLEIKSEKEEPDPAEHLTPIKSETVPFPVSEIGLNEEQNLSSDTSRSCLTPRSPEVPKNNDSCHILDTYKEPVQHDGDFTDLVQHTAETDSKYGSSKRYATDLRRSHGAEPFLCQCGKNFSLDRDLLTHLCVPTREQTFTCTDGGSGFSLQGKLLPHQMIQTSVTPFTCTVRGKQLSTKRTLRNHQMAHTEEKPFTCTECGKQFSKKYNLFSHQMTHTGKKPFTCTECSKSFSWKTALLIHERTHTGEKPFTCTECGKQFAVKSSLLIHERTHTGEKPFTCTECGKQFSTKSHFLRHQMIHTGEKPLTCTECGKQFSTKSHLLSHQMTHTGEKPFTCTECSKSFSWKTELLVHERTHTGEKPFTCTECGKQFTVKSCLLRHQMIHTGEKPFTCTECGKQFTVKSSLLIHRLIHTGEKPFTCTECGKKFSTKSHFLRHQMIHTGEKPLTCTECGKQFSTKSHLLSHQMTHTGEKPFTCTECSKSFSWKTELLIHERTHTGEKPFTCTECGKQFTVKSCLLRHQMIHTGEKPFTCTECGKQFRYKESLCKHQVTHTGEKRLTCTECGKQFTVKSCLLRHQMIHTGEKPFTCTECGKQFRYKESLCKHQVTHTGEK